One Takifugu rubripes chromosome 19, fTakRub1.2, whole genome shotgun sequence genomic window carries:
- the twist3 gene encoding twist3 — translation MREEMVCTNSPEGGLGASEEELERGSKKILQQGHRKRSPYGKKESLVQGEESGSSSPNSLLPTGTKRPKKSPSTVVSLAPTSLGPRLDQPFEDLHSQRIIANVRERQRTQSLNDAFASLRKIIPTLPSDKLSKIQILKLASRYIDFLYQVLQSDEMDAKLASCNYLAHERLSYAFSVWRMEGAWAMSTSH, via the coding sequence ATGAGAGAGGAGATGGTCTGCACCAACTCCCCCGAAGGAGGTCTGGGGGCCAgtgaagaggagctggagagagggTCGAAGAAGATCCTCCAGCAGGGTCATCGAAAACGCTCCCCGTACGGCAAGAAGGAGAGCCTTGTTCAGGGAGAGGAAAGCGGTTCCAGCAGCCCCAACAGCCTGCTGCCGACTGGGACGAAGAGGCCCAAGAAAAGCCCCTCCACGGTCGTGTCGTTGGCCCCCACTTCGTTGGGCCCCAGGCTGGATCAACCGTTCGAGGACCTTCACTCTCAGCGCATCATTGCCAACGTCCGGGAGCGTCAACGCACTCAGTCCCTGAACGACGCCTTCGCCTCGCTACGCAAGATCATCCCCACGCTACCGTCAGACAAGCTGAGCAAGATCCAGATCCTGAAGCTGGCGTCGCGCTACATCGACTTCCTCTATCAGGTGCTGCAGAGCGATGAGATGGATGCCAAACTGGCCAGCTGCAACTACCTGGCCCACGAAAGACTGAGCTACGCCTTCTCTgtctggaggatggagggggcaTGGGCCATGTCTACCAGCCACTAG